A single Cyclopterus lumpus isolate fCycLum1 chromosome 1, fCycLum1.pri, whole genome shotgun sequence DNA region contains:
- the LOC117736408 gene encoding CDGSH iron-sulfur domain-containing protein 3, mitochondrial-like: protein MNTLVTKLDHKWIHLTLRQPWITAVAASKVQLSTLPPEPVVPSKKPFKVDLVAGKRYSWCTCGHSKNQPFCNGAHKTKAQGLSPLRFVPEKDVTVWLCGCKYSNNPPYCDGTHKQDFIVSATLHEQTYS from the exons ATGAACACGTTGGTGACCAAATTAGACCACAAATGGATCCATTTAACCCTGCGGCAACCTTGGATAACAGCTGTGGCGGCTTCTAAG GTCCAGCTCTCCACACTTCCTCCAGAACCGGTCGTCCCCTCTAAGAAGCCTTTCAAAGTGGACCTAGTTGCTGGAAAGCGTTACTCATGGTGCACCTGTGGACACAGCAAGAATCAG CCTTTCTGCAACGGAGCCCACAAGACCAAAGCCCAAGGCTTGTCCCCGCTACGCTTTGTCCCCGAGAAAGACGTAACAGTTTGGTTGTGTGGTTGCAAGTATTCAAACAACCCACCTTACTGTGACGGCACGCACAAGCAGGACTTCATTGTTTCTGCCACATTACATGAACAAACGTACTCTTGA
- the LOC117736425 gene encoding CDGSH iron-sulfur domain-containing protein 3, mitochondrial-like produces the protein MNTTSFIVAVRRGCMQTCRRPVSSSMVQCCLQSTQPVAAARLPYRVKVSAGKRYAWCACGHSKKQPFCDGSHKSKAPSIPPLRFTPDKDRTVMLCACKQTKGAPYCDGSHFKVIFQDLMKSIKGVFK, from the exons ATGAACACGACCAGCTTTATAGTCGCAGTCCGGAGAGGATGCATGCAGACCTGCAGACGACCCGTTTCCTCGTCGATG GTTCAGTGCTGCCTGCAGTCGACACAGCCTGTCGCTGCAGCCCGGCTGCCCTACAGGGTGAAGGTTTCTGCTGGAAAACGCTACGCCTGGTGTGCTTGTGGACACAGCAAGAAACAG CCTTTTTGTGACGGATCTCACAAGTCAAAAGCTCCAAGCATCCCTCCTCTACGCTTCACCCCTGACAAAGACAGGACGGTCATGCTGTGTGCCTGTAAGCAAACCAAAGGCGCACCGTACTGTGATGGCTCACACTTCAAGGTCATCTTCCAGGATTTAATGAAGTCGATAAAAGGTGTCTTTAAATGA